A single Anopheles arabiensis isolate DONGOLA chromosome 2, AaraD3, whole genome shotgun sequence DNA region contains:
- the LOC120894491 gene encoding protein PTHB1 isoform X2: protein MSLFKVRNWWKTQCPTIEPAYDSFSLHCARLCIEEGEKDSLVVGSHSGQLCIYRPSGGTNLPDLDAEDDEQGGANGSANELAENVFQHADVILEVQLPLPVLGVSSGKFTTTNKADPRLQLAVLHPMKLCIYQLVTVDGLADHGDHTRLVALYDHALSKPAFSLCHGPFGGVKGRDFLCVQHLDGSLRFFEQDGISYERTLATDRYIPAPLHYVPRVDCFVTVAPSWVLECYRYQDVAEALETLRRHDPIWALCIGEYALDLQVHQISNTESVIVILGENNLLCVSDTGKVRFIKKLDYSPVCFHSFVTGWYWGRLGPSLLYPFSPILSPQFHPFPTEPGARLMLAVVSESGSLLLYESDQIIWSAQLGHVPVAIGRANVAGLPGALVTLGPTGALAVGYLGSEPQLFRVPALNLAPFEIARCQKELLELEREIRAGVDPSDASIANAAAERDVQLEVAIQGEPVPCTEHQVTGLLSSSEMCQLSVTVRVEPKLEMLQLTVATDQAIGCSKEAFLFRDVAAHSTERFDVWLYPAVPTLPASRTATVYCSYTSKQGITRVLERSVLLPVRLFLKPAQPSKEAQHKLTLTVVPPPAQHTAGSVLGRLFPEFAPEGSSASALALQPVAGGGDGRKVTIVAAKSTNRFRVQSDELGLMALVLECLIGRLQGRESVGHATEQDEAAGRKDLSSRVQVTIGGVPLVSGLLRSLQVHCDLRKAVKQLETDLEIATGQMRLFERRFVVKLQERSLRALDGILMLLKRNHTAVAKVCLQIKTMRQKLKLHAANAPGGKYLEHLTALLAHSVLDSTEQSYEEMMLPVVRFLHQTGPLKNATEQSEATPFDEAFFYTAKQTDRDPVDLSAHSQLLQGQLQRLLGRVNDRITAAKTARTSGSGSGRNSVDFEDQPLPEAHNEEAEEEEEDGKGQNEEANRPTDGSAGVEEFAQLSATASEWVNYEKMSDLPL from the exons ATGTCACTGTTTAAGGTAAGAAATTGGTGGAAAACGCAATGCCCAACGATCGAGCCGGCGTACGACTCGTTCTCGCTGCACTGTGCCCGGCTGTGCATTGAGGAGGGCGAAAAGGACAGCCTGGTGGTCGGGTCACACTCCGGTCAGCTGTGCATCTATCGCCCGTCGGGTGGCACCAACCTGCCCGACCTGGACGCGGAGGATGATGAGCAGGGCGGCGCGAACGGTAGCGCGAACGAGCTGGCCGAAAATGTGTTCCAGCATGCGGACGTCATACTGGAGGTGCAGCTGCCGCTTCCAGTGCTCGGTGTTAGCAGTGGCAAATTTACCAC caCGAATAAAGCCGACCCCCGACTGCAGCTCGCCgtactgcatccgatgaagctgtgcATCTACCAGCTCGTAACGGTCGATGGGCTCGCAGACCATGGCGATCACACGCGTCTGGTCGCCCTGTACGACCATGCACTGTCGAAACCGGCCTTCTCGCTGTGCCACGGCCCGTTCGGTGGCGTCAAGGGGCGGGACTTTCTCTGCGTGCAGCATCTGGACGGGTCGCTGCGGTTCTTCGAGCAGGACGGCATTAGCTACGAGCGTACGCTGGCCACCGATCGGTACATACCGGCGCCGCTGCATTATGTGCCGCGGGTCGATTGCTTCGTCACGGTCGCACCGAGCTGGGTGCTGGAGTGCTACCGCTACCAGGACGTGGCGGAAGCGCTCGAGACGTTGCGCCGCCACGACCCGATCTGGGCGCTGTGCATCGGGGAGTATGCGCTCGATCTGCAGGTGCATCAAATTTCCAA CACGGAATCCGTCATTGTGATCCTGGGGGAGAACAATCTGCTGTGCGTGTCCGACACTGGCAAGGTTCGGTTCATCAAAAAGCTCGACTACTCACCGGTTTGCTTTCACAGCTTCGTCACCGGATGGTACTGGGGTAGGTTAGGACCAAGCCTCTTATATCCCTTTTCCCCAATACTCTCACCCCAATTCCACCCTTTTCCCACAGAACCGGGCGCTCGATTGATGCTGGCAGTCGTCTCGGAAAGTGGATCCCTGCTGCTGTACGAAAGCGATCAAATCATCTGGTCGGCCCAGCTCGGTCACGTACCGGTAGCCATCGGCCGTGCCAATGTGGCCGGCCTTCCCGGTGCGCTGGTAACGCTCGGGCCAACCGGTGCCCTTGCGGTAGGCTATCTCGGCTCGGAGCCGCAGCTGTTCCGTGTGCCGGCCCTCAATCTGGCCCCGTTCGAGATTGCCCGCTGCCAGAaggagctgctcgagctggagCGCGAGATCCGTGCCGGCGTGGATCCGAGCGACGCTAGCATTGCGAATGCTGCCGCCGAGCGGGACGTCCAGCTGGAGGTTGCAATCCAGGGCGAGCCGGTCCCATGTACCGAGCATCAGGTGACCGGGCTGCTGTCCTCTAGCGAAATGTGCCAACTGAGCGTAACGGTGCGGGTGGAGCCGAAGCTCGAGATGTTACAGCTGACGGTCGCTACCGATCAGGCGATCGGCTGTTCGAAGGAGGCGTTCCTGTTCCGCGACGTTGCGGCGCACAGCACGGAACGGTTCGATGTGTGGCTGTACCCGGCCGTACCGACACTACCGGCCAGTCGTACCGCGACCGTCTACTGTTCCTACACCAGCAAGCAGGGCATTACGCGTGTGCTGGAGAGGAGCGTTCTGCTCCCGGTGCGGCTGTTCCTCAAGCCGGCACAACCGTCCAAAGAGGCACAGCACAAGCTAACGCTAACGGTCGTACCGCCGCCAGCACAGCACACTGCCGGCAGCGTGCTCGGACGATTGTTTCCAGAGTTTGCGCCCGAAGGCAGTAGTGCTAGTGCACTCGCCCTGCAGCCCGTTGCCGGTGGAGGAGATGGACGGAAAGTCACGATAGTTGCGGCCAAAAGTACGAACCGCTTTCGGGTCCAGTCGGACGAGCTTGGTCTTATGGCACTCGTGCTGGAGTGTCTCATAGGACGGCTCCAGGGCCGGGAGAGTGTGGGACACGCGACCGAACAGGATGAAGCTGCTGGTAGGAAAGATCTTTCCTCCAGGGTACAGGTAACCATCGGTGGTGTTCCTTTGGTAAGCGGTTTGTTACGTTCGCTGCAGGTGCATTGCGATTTGAGGAAAGCGGTAAAGCAGTTAGAg ACTGATCTCGAGATTGCCACCGGCCAGATGCGACTGTTCGAGCGGCGGTTCGTCGTCAAGCTGCAGGAGCGCTCGCTGCGCGCACTCGACGGCATACTGATGCTGCTGAAACGGAACCACACCGCGGTGGCCAAAGTGTGCCTGCAAATAAAAACCATGCGTCAGAAGCTAAAACT CCATGCGGCAAATGCACCGGGCGGAAAGTATCTCGAGCACCTTACCGCACTGCTAGCCCACTCCGTGCTGGACAGTACGGAGCAGAGCTACGAAGAGATGATGCTGCCAGTGGTACGCTTTCTCCACCAGACGGGACCGCTGAAAAACGCCACCGAACAGTCGGAGGCAACGCCGTTCGATGAGGCGTTCTTCTACACCGCCAAACAAACCGACCGCGATCCGGTCGACCTGTCCGCCCACAGTCAGCTGCTGCAGGGTCAGCTGCAACGTCTGCTCGGCAGGGTGAACGATCGCATTACCGCCGCTAAGACGGCCCGAACGTCCGGAAGTGGCAGCGGTCGGAACAGTGTGGACTTTGAGGATCAACCACTGCCGGAAGCGCACAACGAAGAGgcagaggaggaagaggaggatgGAAAGGGGCAGAATGAAGAAGCGAACCGCCCGACCGATGGCAGTGCCGGTGTAGAGGAGTTCGCCCAACTCAGTGCCACCGCTAGTGAGTGGGTTAACTACGAAAAGATGTCCGATTTGCCGCTGTAA
- the LOC120894491 gene encoding protein PTHB1 isoform X3 — protein MSLFKVRNWWKTQCPTIEPAYDSFSLHCARLCIEEGEKDSLVVGSHSGQLCIYRPSGGTNLPDLDAEDDEQGGANGSANELAENVFQHADVILEVQLPLPVLGVSSGKFTTTNKADPRLQLAVLHPMKLCIYQLVTVDGLADHGDHTRLVALYDHALSKPAFSLCHGPFGGVKGRDFLCVQHLDGSLRFFEQDGISYERTLATDRYIPAPLHYVPRVDCFVTVAPSWVLECYRYQDVAEALETLRRHDPIWALCIGEYALDLQVHQISNTESVIVILGENNLLCVSDTGKVRFIKKLDYSPVCFHSFVTGWYWEPGARLMLAVVSESGSLLLYESDQIIWSAQLGHVPVAIGRANVAGLPGALVTLGPTGALAVGYLGSEPQLFRVPALNLAPFEIARCQKELLELEREIRAGVDPSDASIANAAAERDVQLEVAIQGEPVPCTEHQVTGLLSSSEMCQLSVTVRVEPKLEMLQLTVATDQAIGCSKEAFLFRDVAAHSTERFDVWLYPAVPTLPASRTATVYCSYTSKQGITRVLERSVLLPVRLFLKPAQPSKEAQHKLTLTVVPPPAQHTAGSVLGRLFPEFAPEGSSASALALQPVAGGGDGRKVTIVAAKSTNRFRVQSDELGLMALVLECLIGRLQGRESVGHATEQDEAAGRKDLSSRVQVTIGGVPLVSGLLRSLQVHCDLRKAVKQLETDLEIATGQMRLFERRFVVKLQERSLRALDGILMLLKRNHTAVAKVCLQIKTMRQKLKLAQIDLTAILRLFHLCYSHAANAPGGKYLEHLTALLAHSVLDSTEQSYEEMMLPVVRFLHQTGPLKNATEQSEATPFDEAFFYTAKQTDRDPVDLSAHSQLLQGQLQRLLGRVNDRITAAKTARTSGSGSGRNSVDFEDQPLPEAHNEEAEEEEEDGKGQNEEANRPTDGSAGVEEFAQLSATASEWVNYEKMSDLPL, from the exons ATGTCACTGTTTAAGGTAAGAAATTGGTGGAAAACGCAATGCCCAACGATCGAGCCGGCGTACGACTCGTTCTCGCTGCACTGTGCCCGGCTGTGCATTGAGGAGGGCGAAAAGGACAGCCTGGTGGTCGGGTCACACTCCGGTCAGCTGTGCATCTATCGCCCGTCGGGTGGCACCAACCTGCCCGACCTGGACGCGGAGGATGATGAGCAGGGCGGCGCGAACGGTAGCGCGAACGAGCTGGCCGAAAATGTGTTCCAGCATGCGGACGTCATACTGGAGGTGCAGCTGCCGCTTCCAGTGCTCGGTGTTAGCAGTGGCAAATTTACCAC caCGAATAAAGCCGACCCCCGACTGCAGCTCGCCgtactgcatccgatgaagctgtgcATCTACCAGCTCGTAACGGTCGATGGGCTCGCAGACCATGGCGATCACACGCGTCTGGTCGCCCTGTACGACCATGCACTGTCGAAACCGGCCTTCTCGCTGTGCCACGGCCCGTTCGGTGGCGTCAAGGGGCGGGACTTTCTCTGCGTGCAGCATCTGGACGGGTCGCTGCGGTTCTTCGAGCAGGACGGCATTAGCTACGAGCGTACGCTGGCCACCGATCGGTACATACCGGCGCCGCTGCATTATGTGCCGCGGGTCGATTGCTTCGTCACGGTCGCACCGAGCTGGGTGCTGGAGTGCTACCGCTACCAGGACGTGGCGGAAGCGCTCGAGACGTTGCGCCGCCACGACCCGATCTGGGCGCTGTGCATCGGGGAGTATGCGCTCGATCTGCAGGTGCATCAAATTTCCAA CACGGAATCCGTCATTGTGATCCTGGGGGAGAACAATCTGCTGTGCGTGTCCGACACTGGCAAGGTTCGGTTCATCAAAAAGCTCGACTACTCACCGGTTTGCTTTCACAGCTTCGTCACCGGATGGTACTGGG AACCGGGCGCTCGATTGATGCTGGCAGTCGTCTCGGAAAGTGGATCCCTGCTGCTGTACGAAAGCGATCAAATCATCTGGTCGGCCCAGCTCGGTCACGTACCGGTAGCCATCGGCCGTGCCAATGTGGCCGGCCTTCCCGGTGCGCTGGTAACGCTCGGGCCAACCGGTGCCCTTGCGGTAGGCTATCTCGGCTCGGAGCCGCAGCTGTTCCGTGTGCCGGCCCTCAATCTGGCCCCGTTCGAGATTGCCCGCTGCCAGAaggagctgctcgagctggagCGCGAGATCCGTGCCGGCGTGGATCCGAGCGACGCTAGCATTGCGAATGCTGCCGCCGAGCGGGACGTCCAGCTGGAGGTTGCAATCCAGGGCGAGCCGGTCCCATGTACCGAGCATCAGGTGACCGGGCTGCTGTCCTCTAGCGAAATGTGCCAACTGAGCGTAACGGTGCGGGTGGAGCCGAAGCTCGAGATGTTACAGCTGACGGTCGCTACCGATCAGGCGATCGGCTGTTCGAAGGAGGCGTTCCTGTTCCGCGACGTTGCGGCGCACAGCACGGAACGGTTCGATGTGTGGCTGTACCCGGCCGTACCGACACTACCGGCCAGTCGTACCGCGACCGTCTACTGTTCCTACACCAGCAAGCAGGGCATTACGCGTGTGCTGGAGAGGAGCGTTCTGCTCCCGGTGCGGCTGTTCCTCAAGCCGGCACAACCGTCCAAAGAGGCACAGCACAAGCTAACGCTAACGGTCGTACCGCCGCCAGCACAGCACACTGCCGGCAGCGTGCTCGGACGATTGTTTCCAGAGTTTGCGCCCGAAGGCAGTAGTGCTAGTGCACTCGCCCTGCAGCCCGTTGCCGGTGGAGGAGATGGACGGAAAGTCACGATAGTTGCGGCCAAAAGTACGAACCGCTTTCGGGTCCAGTCGGACGAGCTTGGTCTTATGGCACTCGTGCTGGAGTGTCTCATAGGACGGCTCCAGGGCCGGGAGAGTGTGGGACACGCGACCGAACAGGATGAAGCTGCTGGTAGGAAAGATCTTTCCTCCAGGGTACAGGTAACCATCGGTGGTGTTCCTTTGGTAAGCGGTTTGTTACGTTCGCTGCAGGTGCATTGCGATTTGAGGAAAGCGGTAAAGCAGTTAGAg ACTGATCTCGAGATTGCCACCGGCCAGATGCGACTGTTCGAGCGGCGGTTCGTCGTCAAGCTGCAGGAGCGCTCGCTGCGCGCACTCGACGGCATACTGATGCTGCTGAAACGGAACCACACCGCGGTGGCCAAAGTGTGCCTGCAAATAAAAACCATGCGTCAGAAGCTAAAACT CGCGCAGATTGATCTGACCGCCATCCTGCGCCTGTTTCATCTCTGCTACAGCCATGCGGCAAATGCACCGGGCGGAAAGTATCTCGAGCACCTTACCGCACTGCTAGCCCACTCCGTGCTGGACAGTACGGAGCAGAGCTACGAAGAGATGATGCTGCCAGTGGTACGCTTTCTCCACCAGACGGGACCGCTGAAAAACGCCACCGAACAGTCGGAGGCAACGCCGTTCGATGAGGCGTTCTTCTACACCGCCAAACAAACCGACCGCGATCCGGTCGACCTGTCCGCCCACAGTCAGCTGCTGCAGGGTCAGCTGCAACGTCTGCTCGGCAGGGTGAACGATCGCATTACCGCCGCTAAGACGGCCCGAACGTCCGGAAGTGGCAGCGGTCGGAACAGTGTGGACTTTGAGGATCAACCACTGCCGGAAGCGCACAACGAAGAGgcagaggaggaagaggaggatgGAAAGGGGCAGAATGAAGAAGCGAACCGCCCGACCGATGGCAGTGCCGGTGTAGAGGAGTTCGCCCAACTCAGTGCCACCGCTAGTGAGTGGGTTAACTACGAAAAGATGTCCGATTTGCCGCTGTAA
- the LOC120894491 gene encoding protein PTHB1 isoform X1 yields the protein MSLFKVRNWWKTQCPTIEPAYDSFSLHCARLCIEEGEKDSLVVGSHSGQLCIYRPSGGTNLPDLDAEDDEQGGANGSANELAENVFQHADVILEVQLPLPVLGVSSGKFTTTNKADPRLQLAVLHPMKLCIYQLVTVDGLADHGDHTRLVALYDHALSKPAFSLCHGPFGGVKGRDFLCVQHLDGSLRFFEQDGISYERTLATDRYIPAPLHYVPRVDCFVTVAPSWVLECYRYQDVAEALETLRRHDPIWALCIGEYALDLQVHQISNTESVIVILGENNLLCVSDTGKVRFIKKLDYSPVCFHSFVTGWYWGRLGPSLLYPFSPILSPQFHPFPTEPGARLMLAVVSESGSLLLYESDQIIWSAQLGHVPVAIGRANVAGLPGALVTLGPTGALAVGYLGSEPQLFRVPALNLAPFEIARCQKELLELEREIRAGVDPSDASIANAAAERDVQLEVAIQGEPVPCTEHQVTGLLSSSEMCQLSVTVRVEPKLEMLQLTVATDQAIGCSKEAFLFRDVAAHSTERFDVWLYPAVPTLPASRTATVYCSYTSKQGITRVLERSVLLPVRLFLKPAQPSKEAQHKLTLTVVPPPAQHTAGSVLGRLFPEFAPEGSSASALALQPVAGGGDGRKVTIVAAKSTNRFRVQSDELGLMALVLECLIGRLQGRESVGHATEQDEAAGRKDLSSRVQVTIGGVPLVSGLLRSLQVHCDLRKAVKQLETDLEIATGQMRLFERRFVVKLQERSLRALDGILMLLKRNHTAVAKVCLQIKTMRQKLKLAQIDLTAILRLFHLCYSHAANAPGGKYLEHLTALLAHSVLDSTEQSYEEMMLPVVRFLHQTGPLKNATEQSEATPFDEAFFYTAKQTDRDPVDLSAHSQLLQGQLQRLLGRVNDRITAAKTARTSGSGSGRNSVDFEDQPLPEAHNEEAEEEEEDGKGQNEEANRPTDGSAGVEEFAQLSATASEWVNYEKMSDLPL from the exons ATGTCACTGTTTAAGGTAAGAAATTGGTGGAAAACGCAATGCCCAACGATCGAGCCGGCGTACGACTCGTTCTCGCTGCACTGTGCCCGGCTGTGCATTGAGGAGGGCGAAAAGGACAGCCTGGTGGTCGGGTCACACTCCGGTCAGCTGTGCATCTATCGCCCGTCGGGTGGCACCAACCTGCCCGACCTGGACGCGGAGGATGATGAGCAGGGCGGCGCGAACGGTAGCGCGAACGAGCTGGCCGAAAATGTGTTCCAGCATGCGGACGTCATACTGGAGGTGCAGCTGCCGCTTCCAGTGCTCGGTGTTAGCAGTGGCAAATTTACCAC caCGAATAAAGCCGACCCCCGACTGCAGCTCGCCgtactgcatccgatgaagctgtgcATCTACCAGCTCGTAACGGTCGATGGGCTCGCAGACCATGGCGATCACACGCGTCTGGTCGCCCTGTACGACCATGCACTGTCGAAACCGGCCTTCTCGCTGTGCCACGGCCCGTTCGGTGGCGTCAAGGGGCGGGACTTTCTCTGCGTGCAGCATCTGGACGGGTCGCTGCGGTTCTTCGAGCAGGACGGCATTAGCTACGAGCGTACGCTGGCCACCGATCGGTACATACCGGCGCCGCTGCATTATGTGCCGCGGGTCGATTGCTTCGTCACGGTCGCACCGAGCTGGGTGCTGGAGTGCTACCGCTACCAGGACGTGGCGGAAGCGCTCGAGACGTTGCGCCGCCACGACCCGATCTGGGCGCTGTGCATCGGGGAGTATGCGCTCGATCTGCAGGTGCATCAAATTTCCAA CACGGAATCCGTCATTGTGATCCTGGGGGAGAACAATCTGCTGTGCGTGTCCGACACTGGCAAGGTTCGGTTCATCAAAAAGCTCGACTACTCACCGGTTTGCTTTCACAGCTTCGTCACCGGATGGTACTGGGGTAGGTTAGGACCAAGCCTCTTATATCCCTTTTCCCCAATACTCTCACCCCAATTCCACCCTTTTCCCACAGAACCGGGCGCTCGATTGATGCTGGCAGTCGTCTCGGAAAGTGGATCCCTGCTGCTGTACGAAAGCGATCAAATCATCTGGTCGGCCCAGCTCGGTCACGTACCGGTAGCCATCGGCCGTGCCAATGTGGCCGGCCTTCCCGGTGCGCTGGTAACGCTCGGGCCAACCGGTGCCCTTGCGGTAGGCTATCTCGGCTCGGAGCCGCAGCTGTTCCGTGTGCCGGCCCTCAATCTGGCCCCGTTCGAGATTGCCCGCTGCCAGAaggagctgctcgagctggagCGCGAGATCCGTGCCGGCGTGGATCCGAGCGACGCTAGCATTGCGAATGCTGCCGCCGAGCGGGACGTCCAGCTGGAGGTTGCAATCCAGGGCGAGCCGGTCCCATGTACCGAGCATCAGGTGACCGGGCTGCTGTCCTCTAGCGAAATGTGCCAACTGAGCGTAACGGTGCGGGTGGAGCCGAAGCTCGAGATGTTACAGCTGACGGTCGCTACCGATCAGGCGATCGGCTGTTCGAAGGAGGCGTTCCTGTTCCGCGACGTTGCGGCGCACAGCACGGAACGGTTCGATGTGTGGCTGTACCCGGCCGTACCGACACTACCGGCCAGTCGTACCGCGACCGTCTACTGTTCCTACACCAGCAAGCAGGGCATTACGCGTGTGCTGGAGAGGAGCGTTCTGCTCCCGGTGCGGCTGTTCCTCAAGCCGGCACAACCGTCCAAAGAGGCACAGCACAAGCTAACGCTAACGGTCGTACCGCCGCCAGCACAGCACACTGCCGGCAGCGTGCTCGGACGATTGTTTCCAGAGTTTGCGCCCGAAGGCAGTAGTGCTAGTGCACTCGCCCTGCAGCCCGTTGCCGGTGGAGGAGATGGACGGAAAGTCACGATAGTTGCGGCCAAAAGTACGAACCGCTTTCGGGTCCAGTCGGACGAGCTTGGTCTTATGGCACTCGTGCTGGAGTGTCTCATAGGACGGCTCCAGGGCCGGGAGAGTGTGGGACACGCGACCGAACAGGATGAAGCTGCTGGTAGGAAAGATCTTTCCTCCAGGGTACAGGTAACCATCGGTGGTGTTCCTTTGGTAAGCGGTTTGTTACGTTCGCTGCAGGTGCATTGCGATTTGAGGAAAGCGGTAAAGCAGTTAGAg ACTGATCTCGAGATTGCCACCGGCCAGATGCGACTGTTCGAGCGGCGGTTCGTCGTCAAGCTGCAGGAGCGCTCGCTGCGCGCACTCGACGGCATACTGATGCTGCTGAAACGGAACCACACCGCGGTGGCCAAAGTGTGCCTGCAAATAAAAACCATGCGTCAGAAGCTAAAACT CGCGCAGATTGATCTGACCGCCATCCTGCGCCTGTTTCATCTCTGCTACAGCCATGCGGCAAATGCACCGGGCGGAAAGTATCTCGAGCACCTTACCGCACTGCTAGCCCACTCCGTGCTGGACAGTACGGAGCAGAGCTACGAAGAGATGATGCTGCCAGTGGTACGCTTTCTCCACCAGACGGGACCGCTGAAAAACGCCACCGAACAGTCGGAGGCAACGCCGTTCGATGAGGCGTTCTTCTACACCGCCAAACAAACCGACCGCGATCCGGTCGACCTGTCCGCCCACAGTCAGCTGCTGCAGGGTCAGCTGCAACGTCTGCTCGGCAGGGTGAACGATCGCATTACCGCCGCTAAGACGGCCCGAACGTCCGGAAGTGGCAGCGGTCGGAACAGTGTGGACTTTGAGGATCAACCACTGCCGGAAGCGCACAACGAAGAGgcagaggaggaagaggaggatgGAAAGGGGCAGAATGAAGAAGCGAACCGCCCGACCGATGGCAGTGCCGGTGTAGAGGAGTTCGCCCAACTCAGTGCCACCGCTAGTGAGTGGGTTAACTACGAAAAGATGTCCGATTTGCCGCTGTAA